One region of Carya illinoinensis cultivar Pawnee chromosome 8, C.illinoinensisPawnee_v1, whole genome shotgun sequence genomic DNA includes:
- the LOC122318598 gene encoding signal peptidase complex subunit 3B-like, producing the protein MHSFGYRANALLTFAVTILALMCAMASISDNFNHPSPSAHVEVLNINWFQKQSKGNDEVSMQLNISADLQSLFTWNTKQVFVFVAAEYETPKNSLNQISLWDGIIPSREHAKFWIHTSNKYHFIDQGSNLRGKEFNLTLHWHVMPKTGKMFADKIVMSGYRLPEEYR; encoded by the exons ATGCATTCCTTCGGGTACAGAGCCAACGCTTTGCTAACCTTCGCGGTGACCATCCTCGCCCTTATGTGCGCCATGGCCTCCATCTCCGACAATTTCAACCACCCCTCGCCCTCTGCCCATGTCGAG GTGTTGAACATTAACTGGTTTCAGAAGCAATCAAAGGGTAACGACGag GTCAGCATGCAATTGAATATATCAGCGGACTTACAGTCATTGTTCACATGGAATACAAAGCAg GTTTTCGTATTTGTAGCCGCTGAGTATGAAACTCCTAAGAATTCCTTAAATCAG ATCTCCCTTTGGGATGGCATCATTCCTTCTAGAGAGCATGCAAAGTTTTGGATTCATACCTCAAACAAGTACCATTTCATTGATCAG GGAAGCAATCTCCGAGGTAAAGAGTTTAACCTGACATTGCATTGGCATGTCATGCCCAAGACTGGCAAAATGTTTGCTGATAAAATAGTCATGTCTGGATACCGCTTGCCAGAAGAATACAGATGA
- the LOC122318184 gene encoding uncharacterized protein LOC122318184 has protein sequence MQHPLHPEHTLEITERYYRKECHGCGEEWTGDFLYECFRCNFYLDPKCAFLPLTIKAESHDHHLILLRKSFPFTCDTCGKESKCMSYFCITCSFVVHTQCAFIPSTLKVRSHDHPLSLNLKYSPQLNQSENQQICQLCVRKVDTKYKAYYCSSCDFAAHPRCAAKIDIRDQTFDPELKDDQPIETHPLGPDESTDTLAQIVDKINPGNGKAEIVTVIKHIWHEHHLKLGVELKNNEKCDGCARYLSTPQYYCCLQCKFFLHKSCVDLPTKKLHPLHKHPLTLQTPPSKYQNLDYYGPEIFNCGACGRLANGLVYSCKDCRFQLNVPCSLIPTKFTHEGHEHPLFLLSTNAGEGECTSCGQDIPLLIRCADCEFSMDMKCATLPLTTKYGLYEQPFILSYTVEDLNSAGYYCDICEKERDPKHWFYYCEDLQFAAHPDCIMGNWLHMKFGRTYTYDVHEHPLTFVERTNYHPTCRACGGSYDPLIYVCDKCDHFVLDHWCLSKMIKKKRHIYNRAMLHSRPPPNTPV, from the coding sequence ATGCAGCATCCGTTGCACCCGGAACATACCCTTGAGATCACTGAAAGATATTATAGGAAAGAATGCCATGGCTGCGGTGAAGAATGGACCGGCGACTTCCTATATGAGTGTTTTCGCTGCAATTTTTATCTTGATCCAAAATGCGCTTTTCTCCCCCTCACCATAAAAGCTGAAAGTCATGACCATCATTTGATCCTCCTTCGAAAATCATTCCCGTTCACTTGCGATACTTGTGGGAAAGAAAGCAAGTGCATGTCCTACTTTTGTATCACCTGCTCATTCGTAGTTCACACGCAATGCGCTTTCATTCCATCGACTCTCAAAGTAAGAAGTCACGACCATCCTTTGAGTCTGAACCTCAAATACTCTCCTCAGCTCAACCAATCCGAGAATCAGCAAATTTGCCAACTTTGTGTTCGAAAGGTGGACACAAAATACAAAGCTTATTATTGCTCGAGTTGTGATTTTGCTGCACATCCACGTTGTGCTGCAAAAATCGACATCAGGGATCAGACATTTGATCCGGAACTCAAAGATGATCAGCCTATTGAGACCCACCCTCTTGGGCCTGATGAATCGACTGACACATTAGCTCAAATTGTTGACAAGATCAACCCGGGAAACGGAAAAGCTGAAATCGTCACAGTGATCAAACATATATGGCATGAACATCACTTAAAGCTTGGAGTTGAGCTAAAGAACAATGAAAAATGTGACGGGTGTGCACGGTATCTTTCCACTCCgcaatattattgttgtttacaATGCAAGTTCTTTCTTCACAAATCTTGTGTTGATTtacccacaaaaaaattacacccACTCCATAAACATCCGCTCACCCTCCAAACACCCCCAagcaaataccaaaatttagaTTATTATGGCCCTGAAATCTTTAATTGTGGTGCTTGTGGACGATTAGCTAATGGTCTCGTATACAGTTGTAAAGACTGCCGCTTTCAGCTCAATGTCCCTTGTAGTTTGATACCAACCAAATTTACCCATGAGGGTCATGAGCACCCACTTTTTCTTTTGAGCACAAACGCAGGTGAAGGCGAATGTACCTCATGTGGCCAGGATATCCCTCTGTTAATACGTTGTGCTGATTGTGAATTTTCTATGGACATGAAATGCGCTACACTGCCGCTTACCACAAAATATGGGCTCTATGAGCAACCCTTCATACTCTCTTACACTGTTGAGGATCTTAACTCTGCTGGCTATTACTGTGATATTTGCGAGAAAGAGCGGGATCCAAAGCATTGGTTCTACTATTGTGAAGATCTCCAATTTGCTGCTCATCCAGATTGTATTATGGGTAACTGGCTACATATGAAGTTTGGGCGCACTTACACATACGACGTCCACGAGCATCCTCTAACTTTTGTTGAGAGGACCAATTATCATCCTACTTGTCGAGCTTGTGGTGGATCTTACGATCCATTGATCTATGTATGTGACAAATGTGATCATTTCGTTCTTGATCATTGGTGTTTGAGTAAAATGATCAAGAAGaaaagacatatatataatagagcAATGCTACACAGTAGGCCCCCACCCAACACACCAGTGTAA
- the LOC122319314 gene encoding nuclear transcription factor Y subunit C-3 — MYQQGQSQPPPMGAVGGGSQLPYAINSYQTNQMTGPLTHPSVGAQPAGVQLGQHQLAYQHIHQQQQQQLQQQLQSFWANQYQEIEKVTDFKNHSLPLARIKKIMKADEDVRMISAEAPVIFARACEMFILELTLRSWNHTEENKRRTLQKNDIAAAITRTDIFDFLVDIVPREDLKDEVLASIPRGTMPVGGHADALPYCYMPPHHAPPVGTPGMIIGKPAMDPTMYTQQPHPYMAQQMWQQAPEQQQSPSDH, encoded by the coding sequence ATGTATCAGCAAGGGCAGAGCCAGCCCCCACCAATGGGAGCGGTTGGTGGTGGATCCCAATTGCCATATGCCATTAACTCATATCAGACGAACCAAATGACCGGGCCACTGACTCATCCATCTGTTGGGGCTCAGCCTGCTGGAGTTCAGCTTGGACAACACCAACTTGCTTATCAGCATATCCACcagcaacaacaacagcaaCTTCAGCAACAACTCCAATCTTTTTGGGCAAATCAGTACCAAGAAATCGAGAAGGTAACCGATTTCAAGAACCATAGCCTTCCTTTAGCAAGGATAAAGAAGATTATGAAAGCTGATGAGGATGTAAGAATGATATCAGCTGAGGCACCAGTAATATTTGCCAGGGCATGCGAAATGTTCATCTTGGAGTTGACATTGCGATCTTGGAATCACACAGAAGAGAACAAAAGGAGGACACTTCAAAAGAATGACATTGCAGCGGCAATCACAAGGACTGACATATTTGATTTCTTAGTTGACATTGTGCCAAGGGAGGATCTGAAAGATGAAGTACTTGCATCAATCCCAAGAGGAACAATGCCTGTTGGGGGTCATGCTGATGCTCTCCCTTATTGCTATATGCCACCTCATCATGCACCACCAGTTGGGACTCCTGGGATGATCATTGGTAAGCCTGCGATGGACCCAACTATGTACACCCAACAGCCACATCCCTATATGGCTCAACAGATGTGGCAACAGGCACCAGAGCAACAGCAATCACCTTCAGATCATTAG
- the LOC122274658 gene encoding uncharacterized protein LOC122274658, which produces MQQSLQWSPPPTEYLKLNTDGALFSDVRKAGIGAILRDVAGKVVMAASMATHEVDKPKTIELLAKNDMLDSASGSLFAEVIRLHTCFASCSYTHVYREGNVAAHRLARHAWNVENVEMWGIVFQTFFLKLFGLINVCNHLLFQ; this is translated from the exons ATGCAGCAGTCTTTACAGTGGTCTCCTCCTCCAACTGAGTATTTAAAGCTTAATACTGATGGTGCTCTTTTCAGTGATGTTAGAAAGGCTGGTATTGGGGCTATTCTAAGAGATGTTGCAGGAAAGGTGGTTATGGCTGCTAGTATGGCTACACATGAAGTAGATAAGCCTAAAACTATTGAATTGTTGGCT AAGAATGACATGTTGGATTCGGCTTCTGGTTCTCTGTTTGCTGAAGTTATACGCTTGCATACATGTTTTGCTTCTTGCTCTTATACTCATGTTTACAGGGAGGGTAATGTGGCAGCACATAGACTTGCCCGTCATGCTTGGAATGTTGAGAATGTTGAGATGTGGGGGATTGTATTCCagactttctttctcaagctttttggtttgataaatgtATGTAATCATCTATTATTTCAATGA
- the LOC122318872 gene encoding alpha-crystallin domain-containing protein 22.3 isoform X1, which yields MVITCLRRGVSRKENNESEHLNSQQAILDVAPLNSVPYIGPPTPHSYTASSSTKRSGETVEKVGPALIFLPSLSTQEGWNNVVAATRVRVELTGSAAMGKIGPAIGLMDIGESKDSYCFRVSLPGVARNESEFQSSCKDDFNCDVEPNGKIVIKGVTTTGETIVCKNSQIFQMQTQNLCPPGHFSISFQLPGPVDHQQCSGSFGIDGILEGIVKKR from the exons ATGGTGATTACTTGTCTGAG GCGTGGGgtatcaagaaaagaaaataatgagtCAGAGCACTTAAATTCCCAGCAAGCCATTCTTGATGTGGCACCTCTCAACAGTGTTCCATACATTGGTCCGCCTACTCCTCATAGCTATACTGCATCATCTTCAACCAAAAGGTCTGGTGAGACCGTGGAAAAAGTTGGGCCAGCTCTAATATTTCTGCCTTCACTTTCCACTCAGGAAGGGTGGAATAATGTTGTTGCTGCCACAAGAGTAAGGGTTGAATTGACTGGGAGTGCAGCTATGGGGAAGATTGGACCAGCAATAGGACTAATGGACATTGGTGAATCCAAAGATTCTTACTGTTTCCGTGTCTCATTGCCAGGGGTAGCAAGGAATGAGAGTGAGTTTCAATCATCCTGCAAAG ATGATTTCAATTGTGACGTGGAACCTAATggaaaaatagtaataaaggGAGTAACAACGACTGGTGAAACAATAGTGTGCAAGAACTCTCAAATCTTTCAGATGCAGACACAAAATCTGTGCCCACCAGGGCACTTCTCTATCTCATTCCAGCTGCCAGGTCCAGTTGATCACCAACAATGTTCTGGTTCCTTCGGGATTGATGGGATTTTGGAAGGAATTGTGAAGAAGAGGTGA
- the LOC122274659 gene encoding uncharacterized protein LOC122274659, with translation MDCCGHKGGIALLWGRDVDMYVLNYSHCHIDAAVKSVSRGGVWFFTGGGGQCVLERLDRALANDPWGRQFPFASVVHGLATYSDHAPIWINTDSKEGFVKHKKLFRFEPMWVREKGCDDIIASIWRKGGSGSFMDSLVDFIKDSRVNLKRWNSNSFGNVQKQLSMAKQRMTWLYENDPLGTDKEAHDEAREEVQKWLERDELMWKQRSKVLWLKEGDSNSKYFHMKASQRRRKNRLVRIKDGHGSWHTGDQRDRVIVSYFEDLFRSSNPNGSLDFLRSLTGKITASMNEDFKYWHLVGPSVIGAVLKALNSGVFPTSINHTHITLMPKKKHTESVADHYRPISLCNVIYKLVAKVISNRLKSILPSVIEGSQCAFVPGRLITDNVLITYELIHFLKHKRKGKKGYMSVKLDMSKAYDRVEWGFIKAVMNRTGFERTFTDLVMSWLIALLKEAEIRKQISGVQICRGAPKITHLLFADDSLIFCKAKVEEVRRLQALLATYEIVSGQKINREKTSLVFSANVERVRMDEIRLMWGTGEVQQYERYLGLPLSLVDKKKRAFHTIKQKFWQKLQCWKEKLLSQGGKEVLLKAVALSIPTYAMSCFLLPSGFCSKLEGLMANFWWGQKHEERRIHWVS, from the exons ATGGATTGTTGTGGGCATAAGGGTGGGATTGCTCTGTTATGGGGGCGTGATGTGGACATGTATGTCTTGAATTACTCTCATTGCCATATTGATGCTGCTGTTAAGTCCGTTTCGAGGGGTGGTGTGTGGTTCTTCACTGGG GGGGGTGGACAGTGTGTTTTGGAGAGATTGGATAGGGCCCTAGCGAATGACCCATGGGGTCGTCAATTTCCTTTTGCCTCTGTTGTTCATGGTTTGGCTACTTATTCGGATCATGCCCCAATTTGGATAAATACTGATTCTAAGGAGGGTTTTGTAAAGCATAAAAAGCTTTTCCGATTTGAACCTATGTGGGTAAGGGAAAAGGGCTGTGATGATATTATTGCTAGTATTTGGAGGAAGGGTGGGTCAGGTAGTTTTATGGATTCTTTGGTTGATTTCATTAAAGATAGTAGAGTTAATTTAAAGAGGTGGAATTCAAATTCTTTCGGGAATGTTCAAAAGCAATTGTCTATGGCCAAGCAGCGGATGACTTGGTTATATGAGAATGACCCACTGGGAACTGATAAGGAGGCTCATGATGAGGCTCGTGAAGAGGTGCAAAAGTGGTTAGAAAGGGATGAGTTGATGTGGAAACAAAGGTCAAAAGTGTTGTGGTTGAAAGAGGGCGATTCCAATTCGAAATACTTTCATATGAAGGCTTCTCAAAGGCGTCGAAAGAACAGGTTAGTGCGAATCAAGGATGGTCATGGGTCTTGGCATACTGGTGATCAGAGAGATCGAGTTATTGTTAGCTATTTTGAAGATCTTTTTAGAAGTTCCAATCCAAATGGTTCTCTTGACTTTTTGAGGTCCCTTACTGGTAAAATAACTGCATCAATGAATGAAGATTTT AAATATTGGCATTTGGTGGGTCCATCGGTCATAGGTGCAGTACTCAAAGCCCTTAATTCAGGTGTTTTCCCAACATCTATTAATCATACTCATATTACTCTTATGCCAAAAAAGAAACATACTGAGTCAGTTGCTGATCATTATAGGCCCATTTCTTTATGTAATGTGATTTATAAGTTGGTCGCAAAGGTTATCTCTAATAGACTGAAATCTATATTACCGTCTGTTATTGAGGGAAGTCAATGTGCTTTTGTACCTGGGCGTTTAATCACTGATAATGTGCTGATAACTTATGAgttgattcattttcttaagcATAAAAGGAAAGGGAAGAAGGGATATATGTCAGTCaaattggatatgagtaaagcatatgatcgGGTTGAATGGGGTTTTATTAAGGCTGTTATGAATAGGACGGGGTTTGAGAGGACTTTTACAGATCTGGTCATGTCTT GGCTAATTGCCCTGCTGAAAGAGGCAGAGATAAGAAAACAAATTTCAGGGGTTCAAATTTGCCGAGGGGCACCAAAAATTACTCATCTgctctttgcagatgacagttTGATTTTTTGCAAGGCAAAGGTAGAGGAAGTCAGAAGATTACAAGCTCTTTTAGCCACTTATGAAATTGTGTCGGGTCAAAAGATTAATCGAGAAAAAACTAGTTTGGTTTTCAGTGCTAATGTAGAAAGGGTGAGGATGGATGAGATTAGACTAATGTGGGGCACTGGTGAGGTTCAACAGTATGAGCGTTATCTTGGCCTTCCCCTATCGTTGGTAGATAAAAAAAAGAGGGCTTTTCATACCATAAAACAGAAATTTTGGCAGAAACTCCAGtgttggaaagaaaaattgttaTCTCAAGGCGGGAAGGAAGTTCTTTTGAAAGCTGTTGCACTCTCGATTCCCACTTATGCAATGAGTTGCTTTCTCTTGCCTAGTGGCTTTTGTTCTAAATTGGAGGGGCTTATGGCaaacttttggtggggccaAAAACATGAGGAGAGGAGAATCCATTGGGTTAGTTAG
- the LOC122318872 gene encoding alpha-crystallin domain-containing protein 22.3 isoform X3, giving the protein MVITCLRRGVSRKENNESEHLNSQQAILDVAPLNSVPYIGPPTPHSYTASSSTKRSGETVEKVGPALIFLPSLSTQEGWNNVVAATRVRVELTGSAAMGKIGPAIGLMDIGESKDSYCFRVSLPGVARNENDFNCDVEPNGKIVIKGVTTTGETIVCKNSQIFQMQTQNLCPPGHFSISFQLPGPVDHQQCSGSFGIDGILEGIVKKR; this is encoded by the exons ATGGTGATTACTTGTCTGAG GCGTGGGgtatcaagaaaagaaaataatgagtCAGAGCACTTAAATTCCCAGCAAGCCATTCTTGATGTGGCACCTCTCAACAGTGTTCCATACATTGGTCCGCCTACTCCTCATAGCTATACTGCATCATCTTCAACCAAAAGGTCTGGTGAGACCGTGGAAAAAGTTGGGCCAGCTCTAATATTTCTGCCTTCACTTTCCACTCAGGAAGGGTGGAATAATGTTGTTGCTGCCACAAGAGTAAGGGTTGAATTGACTGGGAGTGCAGCTATGGGGAAGATTGGACCAGCAATAGGACTAATGGACATTGGTGAATCCAAAGATTCTTACTGTTTCCGTGTCTCATTGCCAGGGGTAGCAAGGAATGAGA ATGATTTCAATTGTGACGTGGAACCTAATggaaaaatagtaataaaggGAGTAACAACGACTGGTGAAACAATAGTGTGCAAGAACTCTCAAATCTTTCAGATGCAGACACAAAATCTGTGCCCACCAGGGCACTTCTCTATCTCATTCCAGCTGCCAGGTCCAGTTGATCACCAACAATGTTCTGGTTCCTTCGGGATTGATGGGATTTTGGAAGGAATTGTGAAGAAGAGGTGA
- the LOC122318600 gene encoding probable serine/threonine-protein kinase PBL7, with protein MEVKKTAEAPARPPDHNTANNGNTQGHHHSHSQTYSHHGTSPSISALIIIISITSLAILFAVVLFIIIMLRRLKSAKSKGSCKEHNGINNTNSRFIAHTTVNFYSSPDVKGGCLYGGHMGRTPPSKFRGVQVYTYKELEVATDRFSEANIIGNGGCGVVYRGVLSDGTVAAIKMLRREGKQGERAFRIKVDLLSRLHCPYLVELLGYCADQRHRLLIFEFMPNGTLQHHLHPSNNQQKQLDWGTRLRIALDCARALEFLHEQSIPTPVIHRDFKCTNVLIDQNFRAKVSDFGLAKMCSDKITGQISTRVLGTTGYLAPEYASTGKLTTKSDVYSFGVVLLELLTGRVPVDTRRPLGEHVLVSWALPRLSNREKVVEMVDPSLQGQYSKKDLIQIAAIAAMCVQPEADYRPLMTDVVQSLIPLVKNICSINSSGSSRFLNQAGSPRC; from the exons ATGGAAGTTAAGAAGACTGCTGAGGCACCTGCAAGGCCACCTGATCATAATACAGCAAACAACGGCAACACCCAAGGACACCATCATTCACATTCCCAAACATACAGCCACCATGGCACTTCCCCCTCCATTTCTGCTCTTATAATCATCATATCCATCACTTCCCTTGCCATCCTTTTCGCCGTAGTACTTTTTATCATCATAATGCTCCGACGACTCAAATCCGCTAAAAGCAAAGGCTCTTGCAAGGAACACAATGGCATCAACAACACAAACAGCAGATTCATTGCTCATACCACTGTCAACTTCTATTCTAGCCCAG ATGTGAAGGGCGGATGTCTTTATGGAGGGCATATGGGAAGGACACCTCCATCTAAATTCAGAGGAGTTCAAGTGTATACATACAAGGAGCTTGAAGTGGCCACTGATAGATTTAGTGAAGCGAATATAATTGGTAATGGAGGGTGTGGTGTGGTGTATAGAGGGGTCCTAAGTGATGGGACCGTGGCTGCAATTAAGATGTTGCGTAGGGAAGGAAAGCAAGGGGAACGTGCTTTCAGGATTAAG GTGGATCTATTAAGCCGCTTGCACTGCCCTTATCTGGTGGAGCTACTTGGGTATTGTGCTGACCAACGCCATAGGCTTCTAATTTTTGAGTTCATGCCCAATGGCACTCTCCAACACCACCTCCACCCCTCTAACAACCAACAAAAGCAGTTGGATTGGGGGACCCGACTGAGGATAGCTCTTGATTGCGCTAGGGCCCTTGAGTTCCTCCATGAGCAGTCAATCCCAACCCCTGTTATCCACCGTGACTTTAAGTGCACCAATGTTCTTATAGACCAAAATTTCCGTGCCAAGGTGTCGGATTTTGGATTGGCCAAGATGTGCTCAGACAAAATCACTGGTCAGATTTCAACACGTGTGCTGGGGACCACTGGATATCTGGCACCAGA GTATGCTTCCACGGGTAAGCTTACTACAAAATCAGATGTATACAGCTTTGGTGTGGTACTTCTAGAGCTGCTAACCGGCCGTGTACCCGTCGATACCAGACGGCCACTTGGAGAACATGTTCTTGTTTCATGG GCTCTTCCAAGGTTATCTAACAGAGAAAAAGTAGTGGAAATGGTTGACCCATCTCTACAAGGCCAGTATTCCAAAAAGGATCTGATTCAG ATAGCCGCTATAGCAGCCATGTGTGTGCAACCAGAAGCAGATTATCGGCCTCTAATGACTGATGTTGTACAGTCACTGATCCCTCTGGTCAAAAACATTTGTTCAATCAATTCTTCTGGTTCCTCCAGATTTCTAAATCAAGCAGGAAGTCCCAGGTGTTAG
- the LOC122318872 gene encoding alpha-crystallin domain-containing protein 22.3 isoform X2, giving the protein MASPIRRGVSRKENNESEHLNSQQAILDVAPLNSVPYIGPPTPHSYTASSSTKRSGETVEKVGPALIFLPSLSTQEGWNNVVAATRVRVELTGSAAMGKIGPAIGLMDIGESKDSYCFRVSLPGVARNESEFQSSCKDDFNCDVEPNGKIVIKGVTTTGETIVCKNSQIFQMQTQNLCPPGHFSISFQLPGPVDHQQCSGSFGIDGILEGIVKKR; this is encoded by the exons ATGGCTTCCCCTATTAG GCGTGGGgtatcaagaaaagaaaataatgagtCAGAGCACTTAAATTCCCAGCAAGCCATTCTTGATGTGGCACCTCTCAACAGTGTTCCATACATTGGTCCGCCTACTCCTCATAGCTATACTGCATCATCTTCAACCAAAAGGTCTGGTGAGACCGTGGAAAAAGTTGGGCCAGCTCTAATATTTCTGCCTTCACTTTCCACTCAGGAAGGGTGGAATAATGTTGTTGCTGCCACAAGAGTAAGGGTTGAATTGACTGGGAGTGCAGCTATGGGGAAGATTGGACCAGCAATAGGACTAATGGACATTGGTGAATCCAAAGATTCTTACTGTTTCCGTGTCTCATTGCCAGGGGTAGCAAGGAATGAGAGTGAGTTTCAATCATCCTGCAAAG ATGATTTCAATTGTGACGTGGAACCTAATggaaaaatagtaataaaggGAGTAACAACGACTGGTGAAACAATAGTGTGCAAGAACTCTCAAATCTTTCAGATGCAGACACAAAATCTGTGCCCACCAGGGCACTTCTCTATCTCATTCCAGCTGCCAGGTCCAGTTGATCACCAACAATGTTCTGGTTCCTTCGGGATTGATGGGATTTTGGAAGGAATTGTGAAGAAGAGGTGA